In one Myripristis murdjan chromosome 5, fMyrMur1.1, whole genome shotgun sequence genomic region, the following are encoded:
- the LOC115359504 gene encoding uncharacterized protein LOC115359504 — protein sequence MPPAKVPDTPVEHIVDLLEKAKKLAEGNGSIPEELKSYLQKALDIASGLDDYLERMTTQESEPLAELYKKTVSHDWEQAHKEGKTIFKLPKECVTGHVEGQTLKMLVHMSQAKRVLEIGMFTGYGALSMAEGLPEDGCLVACELEPYLKEFAQPIFDKSPHGKKIIVKIGSAMDTLKELAAAGEQFDMVFIDADKNNYINYYNYILDNNLLRLQGVICVDNTLFKGKVYLKDTTDENGLALRQFNQFVSDDPRVEQVIVPLRDGLSIIRRVPVASACSSVLGKITDDEVFRGVGGHLILDRMHLGGKVAYVTGAGQGIGRAFAHALGEAGAKVAVVDMDQVKAAAVVTELSLKGILAFPIAADVSKPEDVQRMIDSIVSKWGVIHIACNNAGINMNSNSEDTSLEEWDQTFNVNLRGTFMCCQAAGRVMLKQGYGKIINTASMASLIVPHPQKQLSYNTSKAGVVKLTQTLGTEWIDRGVRVNCISPGIVDTPLIHSESLRPLVQRWLSDIPAGRLAQVTDLQAAVVYLASDASDYMTGHNLVIEGGQSLW from the exons ATGCCGCCTGCAAAAG TTCCTGACACCCCAGTGGAACACATTGTGGATCTCTTAGAAAAAGCCAAAAAATTAGCTGAAGGAAATGGCAGCATCCCAGAGGAGCTGAAAAGTTACTTGCAGAAGGCTCTGGACATTGCCAGCGGACTGGATGACTACCTGGAAAGAATGACCACCCAAGAAAGTGAACCTCTGGCAGAGCTCTATAA GAAAACAGTGTCTCATGACTGGGAACAAGCACATAAGGAGGGCAAGACTATATTCAAACTTCCAAAGGAGTGTGTCACTGGACACGTTGAAG GCCAAACTCTGAAGATGCTGGTCCACATGAGTCAAGCCAAGAGAGTCCTCGAGATAGGGATGTTCACCGGCTATGGAGCTCTGTCCATGGCCGAGGGGCTTCCCGAGGATGGCTGCCTGGTTGCCTGCGAGTTGGAACCATACCTCAAAGAATTTGCCCAGCCCATTTTTGACAAGTCTCCACATGGCAAGAAGATTATTGTCAAGATTGGTTCTGCCATGGATACCCTGaag GAGctggctgctgcaggtgagcagTTCGACATGGTCTTCATTGATGCAGACAAGAATAATTACatcaactactacaactacatcCTGGACAACAATCTCCTGAGGCTGCAAGGGGTCATATGTGTGGATAACACACTTTTCAAGGGCAAAGTTTATCTCAAAGACACCACAGATGAGAATGGACTGGCATTACGACAGTTCAACCAGTTTGTCTCCGACGATCCACGTGTGGAGCAG GTCATCGTCCCCCTTAGGGATGGCCTCAGTATCATCCGACGAGTACCCGTGGCTTCTGCGTGCTCCAGTGTGCTG GGTAAAATAACAGATGATGAGGTTTTCCGCGGTGTCGGTGGGCATCTAATCCTGGATCGAATGCATCTCGGTGGCAAGGTGGCTTATGTGACAGGCGCTGGGCAGGGCATAGGCCGAGCATTCGCTCACGCCCTGGGCGAGGCTGGAGCAAAGGTGGCCGTGGTGGACATGGACCAAGTGAAGGCCGCAGCTGTGGTTACGGAGCTCTCTCTCAAAG GAATCCTTGCTTTTCCGATTGCCGCTGACGTAAGCAAACCTGAAGACGTCCAGAGGATGATTGACAGCATTGTCTCCAAATGGGGAGTGATCCACATTGCTTGTAATAATGCCGGCATCAACATGAATTCAAACAGTGAGGACACCAGCCTTGAGGAGTGGGACCAAACCTTTAACGTCAACCTGAGGGGGACTTTTATGTGCTGTCAG GCAGCAGGTCGGGTGATGCTGAAGCAAGGATACGGCAAAATTATCAACACAGCCTCTATGGCCAGTCTAATAG TTCCCCATCCACAGAAGCAGCTCTCCTATAACACCTCCAAGGCCGGAGTGGTCAAACTGACTCAGACACTGGGAACCGAATGGATTGACAGAGGAGTGCGTGTCAACTGCATCTCACC gGGGATTGTTGACACCCCTCTCATCCACTCGGAGAGTCTGAGGCCTCTGGTGCAGCGCTGGCTGTCAGATATCCCTGCTGGTAGACTGGCTCAAGTGACAGACCTGCAAGCCGCAGTGGTCTACTTGGCATCTGACGCCTCCGACTACATGACAGGGCATAACTTAGTCATAGAGGGTGGGCAAAGTTTGTGGTAA
- the mdfic2 gene encoding myoD family inhibitor domain-containing protein 2 — MTLRDDAKDKGTESTTEENSTWVRGERRQSEAEVDDWRLGGAGVAEPESGETNRGTNSQPPRECDSPLFSMKMYLRRPSCSSSSTTDSSSQQSDMGVDCAGIVLNCLFCRFYDMILMLPSSCGKVANHCCPNYKQVNATVESTASSDDDSFMDCDCGYSK; from the exons ATGACTCTAAGAGATGATGCGAAGGACAAAGGAACTGAAAGCACTACTGAGGAGAACTCTACCTGGGTACGAGGTG AGAGGAGACAAAGTGAGGCTGAAGTCGATGACTGGAGACTCGGTGGCGCTGGCGTTGCTGAGCCTGAGTCTGGTGAGACCAACAGAGGCACAAACTCTCAGCCGCCCAGGGAGTGTGACAGCCCTCTGTTCAGTATGAAAATGTACCTCAGGAGGCCCTCCTGTTCTTCCTCGTCCACCACAGACTCCTCTTCTCAGCAGAGCGACATGGGAG TCGACTGTGCAGGGATCGTCCTGAACTGCCTCTTCTGCCGCTTCTATGATATGATCCTCATGCTGCCCAGCTCGTGTGGGAAAGTTGCCAATCACTGCTGCCCCAACTACAAACAGGTCAACGCCACAGTGGAGTCTACAGCGAGCAGCGATGATGACTCTTTCATGGACTGTGACTGTG gTTATAGCAAGTAA